Proteins from a single region of Dyadobacter fanqingshengii:
- the porK gene encoding type IX secretion system lipoprotein PorK/GldK, with the protein MNVKVFYRDGVKSLLLIAALMLMQSCGFIKSKFGKGGQEESGIQNGEITATARKGYKQTTPAGMVVIPSGSFVMGQADEDIASSMNNMNRRVTISSFFMDDTEITNNEYRQFVNALLVDSVSVLGEEEIMSKYYPDTTAWKKDFAYSNGDPFVEYYYQHPGFDTYPVVGVSWQGAQYFSKWRTNLLHDFQNKEGQFNSTGFRLPTEAEWEWAARGGRAVAKYPWGNPYTMNAKGCFLANFKPQRGNYDADGYPYTGPANAYNPNDFGLYNMAGNVAEWTSDAYTDNATAIVWDMNPRYDNPDEPRKVVKGGSWKDIAYYLQTGTRTFEYETERRAFIGFRCVMDNVNDRGGARARRR; encoded by the coding sequence ATGAATGTGAAAGTGTTCTATCGGGATGGAGTCAAAAGTCTGCTTTTGATAGCCGCTCTTATGCTCATGCAAAGTTGCGGGTTTATCAAAAGTAAGTTTGGCAAGGGAGGACAAGAGGAAAGCGGGATTCAAAACGGGGAAATTACAGCGACAGCCCGTAAAGGTTATAAGCAGACAACTCCGGCTGGAATGGTGGTGATACCATCTGGTTCCTTTGTAATGGGACAGGCCGATGAAGATATAGCTTCGTCCATGAACAACATGAACCGTCGCGTGACGATCAGCTCATTCTTTATGGATGACACTGAAATCACAAACAACGAATATCGCCAGTTTGTGAATGCCTTGCTGGTTGACTCTGTTTCAGTTTTGGGAGAAGAAGAAATTATGTCCAAATACTATCCTGATACAACAGCCTGGAAAAAAGACTTTGCTTATTCTAATGGTGATCCGTTTGTTGAATATTACTATCAGCACCCGGGTTTTGATACTTACCCTGTTGTAGGTGTTAGCTGGCAGGGAGCTCAGTATTTCTCAAAATGGCGTACCAACCTTTTGCACGATTTCCAAAACAAAGAAGGACAATTCAATTCCACAGGTTTCCGTCTTCCGACAGAAGCAGAATGGGAATGGGCGGCAAGGGGCGGACGTGCAGTTGCCAAATACCCTTGGGGTAACCCTTACACGATGAACGCCAAAGGATGTTTCTTAGCGAACTTCAAGCCACAACGCGGAAATTATGATGCGGATGGCTATCCTTATACAGGTCCGGCTAACGCTTACAACCCAAATGATTTCGGTCTTTATAACATGGCTGGAAACGTTGCAGAGTGGACATCGGATGCTTATACAGACAATGCAACGGCAATCGTTTGGGATATGAACCCAAGATATGACAATCCTGATGAACCTCGTAAGGTTGTGAAAGGCGGTTCATGGAAAGACATCGCTTACTACTTACAGACTGGCACGAGAACTTTCGAATATGAAACAGAACGTCGTGCTTTCATCGGCTTCCGCTGCGTAATGGACAATGTTAATGATCGCGGAGGTGCCCGTGCACGCCGTCGCTAG
- a CDS encoding PorP/SprF family type IX secretion system membrane protein yields the protein MTLTFIIRSIKYNRLLAIILLTTSGAMAQKDAQFSLFSLNQLYLNPAAAGADGLTKFQLTHRTQYAGYQGTNVTDEGGALSTQLFAFSMPIKNFGIGFYALNDRSGPRTDQDFKVSAAYRIPAFGGNFQVGASAGLFRQSIDYSKLRYQDLDDPLIPTGNISEINPDFSIGARFENETFYAGLSLNHLLEPKYQLGSTTATNPLPQTLYFNAGINIELGYMLDIQPIVLLKSDISTFSGEGGATVTYNKRYWIGGTYRQQDTYFILMGGIYLLPDQSLKLSGAYDLVLGGNESKAPSSFEVMLSYALPSPKFGKKTIIRTPRFRF from the coding sequence ATGACTTTGACGTTTATTATTCGAAGTATTAAATATAACCGGCTGCTTGCAATAATACTCCTGACCACCTCCGGTGCGATGGCTCAGAAAGACGCACAATTCAGCTTATTTTCTCTCAATCAGTTATATCTTAATCCGGCAGCAGCTGGGGCGGACGGGCTCACCAAGTTCCAGCTCACACACAGAACGCAATACGCAGGCTATCAGGGCACAAATGTTACGGACGAAGGCGGTGCGCTTTCAACCCAGCTTTTTGCATTCAGTATGCCTATCAAGAATTTTGGAATTGGGTTCTATGCATTGAATGACCGCAGTGGACCGCGTACAGACCAGGATTTTAAAGTTTCGGCAGCTTACCGCATTCCCGCTTTCGGAGGCAATTTTCAGGTTGGTGCGAGCGCGGGTTTATTCAGACAGTCTATTGATTACAGTAAGTTAAGATATCAGGATCTCGATGATCCTTTGATTCCAACCGGCAACATTTCGGAAATCAACCCCGACTTTTCTATCGGCGCACGATTTGAAAATGAAACCTTCTACGCCGGTCTTTCTTTAAACCACCTTTTAGAGCCGAAATATCAACTGGGATCCACAACGGCGACCAATCCGTTACCCCAAACGCTCTATTTTAATGCTGGCATAAACATTGAACTCGGTTACATGCTTGATATACAGCCTATTGTCCTTTTAAAATCAGACATTAGCACGTTTTCAGGTGAGGGCGGCGCAACCGTAACCTATAATAAGCGTTATTGGATTGGCGGAACTTACAGACAGCAGGACACGTATTTTATCTTAATGGGGGGGATTTATTTGCTGCCGGATCAATCGCTCAAGCTCTCGGGAGCGTATGATCTTGTACTGGGAGGAAATGAATCAAAAGCACCGTCATCTTTCGAAGTAATGTTGTCCTATGCATTGCCTTCTCCAAAGTTTGGCAAAAAGACTATTATTCGGACGCCGCGTTTCAGATTTTAG
- a CDS encoding uroporphyrinogen-III synthase: MSDTIHFDQERLKKVTSLLVSQSRPADENSPYYELAKKYNIKVDFRPFIQIDGVSYKEFRKQKINILDHTAVIFTSRNAIDHFFRICNEGRVEVPATMKYFCISEQTANYLQKYIVIRKRKIFTGTKTAAELIELMRKHKKEKFLYPCSDVRKNDIPEFADTEEFHFVEATMYQTGSADLSDLEDVYYDIIAFFSPSGIKSLYDNFPDYKQNSTRIAAFGPTTAKAVTDAGLFLDIQAPLPNAPSMTGALDLYIRQANNV; this comes from the coding sequence ATGAGTGATACCATCCATTTTGATCAGGAGCGGCTTAAAAAAGTAACCAGCCTTTTAGTTAGTCAATCCAGACCAGCCGACGAGAATTCACCTTACTATGAATTGGCCAAAAAGTATAATATTAAAGTAGATTTCAGGCCGTTCATACAAATTGACGGAGTTTCTTATAAAGAGTTTCGCAAGCAAAAAATCAACATTCTGGATCATACTGCGGTTATTTTTACCAGCCGTAATGCCATTGATCATTTCTTTCGGATCTGTAATGAAGGAAGAGTGGAAGTGCCGGCGACGATGAAATATTTCTGCATTTCGGAACAGACTGCCAATTATCTTCAGAAATATATTGTGATCCGCAAGCGTAAAATCTTCACAGGCACTAAAACAGCCGCTGAACTGATCGAGCTGATGCGGAAACATAAGAAGGAGAAATTCCTTTATCCGTGCTCGGACGTTCGTAAAAATGACATTCCTGAGTTTGCAGATACAGAAGAATTCCATTTCGTTGAGGCAACCATGTATCAGACCGGTTCTGCTGATCTCTCTGACTTGGAGGATGTTTACTACGATATCATTGCATTTTTCAGCCCGTCGGGGATAAAGTCGCTATACGATAACTTCCCTGATTACAAGCAAAACTCTACGCGTATTGCTGCTTTCGGCCCAACAACAGCAAAAGCAGTGACAGATGCAGGTCTTTTTCTGGACATTCAGGCACCATTGCCGAATGCCCCGTCTATGACCGGCGCGCTCGACCTTTATATCAGACAAGCGAACAATGTTTGA
- a CDS encoding DUF4271 domain-containing protein — protein MKSISFTLFWAFLIAFSVSGTMASGAAEVNPPEQYFPVYDYQNDWLVYNPQYKNYVPFSQGVNEGARYVSLYIDLVKNRRYVLLVKAENESYLFLEGSLQNKVAKDQWQELNIDSLYKLYKKDELLLTVYGSSGIGDKSVLLCNKKKRNDPMTIEQAGRNFINIKPITFTPFGNFAALSLILILILTVWIFNANPLSFIRLINPIEFFNNDPRDQLSKINKPYSNTVIFFVIITSMLMSFIVVFFSANELNVFSVSTILSEKSNTLQIVGDFFILSAIFFLLTYLKYIGMVMAGNMLNLDKTVDIIFLKIIQSSYLFYAALFLLVFMLSFNHINWLNEMRTYVLAPFLLFYSARFLALYIVTKPPGSLINLYLFSYLCVIEIIPLIVGIKFAL, from the coding sequence ATGAAGTCCATTTCTTTTACGCTTTTTTGGGCTTTTCTCATCGCTTTTTCCGTTTCCGGAACAATGGCTTCCGGCGCGGCCGAAGTTAATCCTCCCGAGCAATATTTCCCGGTATACGATTACCAGAACGACTGGCTCGTTTACAATCCTCAATACAAAAACTACGTCCCATTCTCCCAGGGCGTGAACGAGGGCGCGCGTTATGTCAGCTTATACATTGATCTCGTTAAAAACCGTCGGTATGTGCTGCTCGTAAAAGCTGAAAATGAGAGTTATCTGTTTTTAGAAGGCTCCCTTCAGAACAAGGTGGCCAAAGACCAGTGGCAGGAACTCAACATTGATAGCCTTTACAAGCTCTACAAAAAAGACGAATTGCTGCTTACAGTTTACGGCAGTTCGGGCATTGGGGACAAATCTGTGCTGCTTTGTAACAAAAAGAAACGCAATGATCCCATGACCATTGAGCAGGCAGGACGCAATTTTATTAACATTAAACCCATCACATTTACGCCGTTCGGTAACTTCGCAGCCCTTTCCCTCATTCTCATTCTCATACTGACCGTCTGGATTTTCAATGCTAACCCCTTGTCATTTATACGTTTGATAAATCCTATTGAGTTTTTCAATAACGATCCAAGGGATCAGCTTTCTAAAATTAACAAACCTTACAGCAACACCGTTATATTTTTCGTTATCATCACTTCGATGCTGATGAGCTTTATCGTGGTTTTCTTTTCGGCAAATGAGCTTAATGTATTTTCTGTCAGCACGATATTATCTGAAAAGTCAAATACGCTGCAAATTGTGGGAGACTTTTTCATCCTTTCCGCCATTTTCTTCCTGCTTACATATCTCAAATATATAGGCATGGTAATGGCCGGTAACATGCTCAATCTGGACAAGACGGTCGATATCATCTTTCTTAAAATAATACAATCCTCTTACCTGTTTTATGCAGCACTGTTTCTGCTGGTTTTCATGCTCAGTTTCAACCACATAAACTGGCTAAATGAGATGAGAACCTATGTTCTGGCCCCATTTTTACTGTTCTATTCAGCGAGATTCCTGGCATTATACATTGTAACCAAGCCTCCGGGTTCGTTGATTAATCTGTATTTATTTTCGTACCTTTGCGTCATTGAAATAATCCCGCTCATTGTCGGCATAAAGTTTGCTTTGTAA